The segment TCCATCTGCAACGATGTGATGGATATTGATCATAAAGAAATGGTCTTCTTCACTCAGACGAATGAGCTTGGCACGAATAAGGGGACCAGTAACCAGATTGAAGGGCAATTGTGCCTCTTCAAAGAGCAACTCCATTGCTCGCTCTTCCATTTGGATTAAAGAATCCTTTTCTATCTCGAGGATCTCCATCTTAAATGGAAGTTCCTCAGCAATAACCTGTACAGGATCACCCTCCTCCTCAGAAAATGTAGTTCGCAGAATTTCATGTCTTTGTATAATTTCCTGAATACTTTGCTGTAATGCTGTCTCCGAAATCCTTCCTCTTATACGGAAAAGTAAAGGAATATTATAAAAAGGATGATGGGGATAGAGCTGTTCTAAGAACCACAATCTTTTCTGGGCTGAAGATACAGGGAGATCCCCTTCACGGTTCGCGACTTGAATTTCAGAGGAAAAAGAAGAACTACTTTTTTCGACTCTTAATAGGGCTCTTAATAGGTTTTGCTTCTCTGCCGAAAGTCTAGATTTTCGTTCATCATGATTCATTTGGTTTTTCTCCTTCCACTGCTTAATCACCCCATCGCTTCATTAAAAGGAAGTATTCCTTATTCCATCAAGGGATCTTTGTATCACTCAGTTGACCTTCAGATGTTAAATAGGAAAGAACAGTCTCTTTATCCTCATAACTTTTCAAAATCAATCCATCAGAACTGTAATCAATAATGGTTTCAATAGGAATCGGTATTTTACCATTTATTGTAGTGATAATGTAGTTTGGCGTTGCAAATCCTGTAGTATGTCCTACAAGACCTTTCATAATCTCCAGTCCTTTTTCCAAGGATGTCATGAAATGTGATACTCCGGTCACATTATCACAATGGTATAAATAATATGGTCTTACACGTATTTTGACTAACTCTTGCATCAATTCTTTCATCGTGTCTAGATCATCATTAATTCCTTTTAAAAGAACACTTTGATTTTGAACAGGAATCCCGTGTCTAAGCAATAAATCAACGGCTCTGGCTGAATCCTCCGTTACTTCTTTCGGATGATTAAAGTGAGTATTTAACCAAATCGGATGGTATTTCTCCAGCATTTCACAAAACTCTTTTGTAATTCTTTGTGGTAATAGAACAGGGTATCGAGATCCTATGCGAATAATTTCTACATGGGGGATTGCTCTCAGTCTCTGTATTATTTTTTCCAATTTATTATTGGAATAGGTTAAAGGATCCCCTCCGGTCAATAAAACATCTCGGATTTCAGGATGGTTCTCAATATACTCAAAATCCGCTTCATAAGTATTCGCTTCACTTTCTCCAAAATAGGTGCCATCAATATCCGTTGTGTGATATTTTCGAGTACAATGTCTGCAATAAACGGGACAAGTATCCGTTATTAACATGATGATCCTGTCGGGATACTTGTGAACAACCCGATTGGTTACTCTGTATTTTGTATCCCCTACCGGATCTACATCGGAATATTCATACTTCGTAAATTCTTCTGAGGAAGGAATCGCCTGTTTTCTTATCGGACAGTTCGGATCCTCCGGGTCCATCAAGGAAGCATAATACGGGGTAATCGCCCATCGATAAATTCCTTCACTTCTTTTAATCGCCTTTTCTTCTTCAGCGGAAACATGAATATGTTTTTTTAACTCCTCTAAGGTTTGAATTCGATTTCTAAACTGTTGCATCCAGTCGTTCCAATCCCAATCTACATTCATCATGATTATTCCTCCCTTTTTAACACACAAGTAGAATAGACCCCTTCAGATCATTCCTGCTTTTTAGTGGAAAAAAATCTGCTTCTGGAGTTTGGGTCGCACGCAAGCGATACCATATCCGGCACTTCCTTGGTACCTATCAATAATCTCATTACCGCTATTATGCGGTTATTCACCCAATTTAGTAACGTTTCCAGATGTTAAAATTAGACTTACTCTCGAGCTGATTCAACTCACTGTACTCGGGGGGGACTAGGCTACTCAATCGTTGTCTAGCCCTCCCTAGAAGCATCGTGATTAAGTGGCCTTCCGAACTTTTTCACATGATCTCTATACATTCACTTCTTCTTGGGCAGGATTTTTAGGCAAATGTTGAATTGAGCGAATAGAAGACATTGCAAGATAGATAGCCGCTAATAGAATACCCAAAGCACCAACAATTAATGTTTCTAGCGTTCCAATCCAGCTACCCAAGGCCCCACCGATCAACGCTCCCAATGGAACTGTTCCCATGATACAAAATCGGATAGAGGCATTCATACGGCCCATTAAATTATCCGGAGTAATGGATACCCTTAAACTTCTTTGATTGATGTTATGAACGATGACCATACTCGAATCCACAATCTGTACAAAAATCAATAGGGCAATGGATAAATACATGGGTAAAAGAGTAGCTAAAGGAATCATTAACGTTGCTATTCCTGCGATAATTAGGGAGATCACAATACAGGGCCCAATTCCCAGCTTTTTTGTCATCGTTTCGGCTATAAACGCTCCCAAAAGAGCGCCTACTCCCGACATTGCAAAGATCAGCCCAATATATACCGGGGGAAGGCCTAATCCTCGTGAGACATAGAGAATAAAGATAGGCTCCATTAATACGGTAAAGAAGTTAAAGATCATCGCGCTAATCGTTAATCCTCTGATAACCTTGTTTTTAGTAACAAACTTAAGGCCTTCTGCGATCTGTCCCAAGATCTTTTCTTCTTTTTTGTCCACTTTTTGAATAGGCGGTTCCTTTTTCTTAATCCTAGTTAGAAATAAAGCGGAAGAGAGAAATGTACATGCTGTTATAATAACCGCCATCGGGGCTGTGAATGCTTGAATCAAAGCCCCACCTAAACTTTGCCCCACGATTGACGCGCTTGAGCTACTAAATTCCATTTTACTGTTACCCTCAATAAGCTCTTCCTTCTTAATAATAAAGGGAAGGTAGGATAGTTGTCCTATATCGGAAAAAACAGTATTAACTCCGATTAGAAAAACTACAACATACAGCAATTCAATTCTTAAAAAGTCAAAATACATAGCGACTGGGATCATAAATATAAAGAGGGCTCTTAAGATATCCACCGTTATTAACATCGGTCTTTTTGGTTTCATATCTACCCAAACCCCAGCATGCAGCCCGATTACGATAACAGGTAGAAATTCTACTGCGTACAAAACTCCCATCTGAAATGGTGTTGCATCTAAATAGAGTGCTGCCAATAATGGAAAGGCTAGAAGTGTAATGTGACTGCCAAACATTGCGATTGTTTGTCCAAACCATAAATTCCTAAAGTCTCTGTGTAACCATAGTCCCTTGAGTTTCATTTTCATGATGACTCCTTATCCTATTTTCTGTTTTTTGTAAAGTTAAGAGATTGAGCTTTCATTTAATTGTTCTAATAGCATACTCGCCTCTTCATCTGACATACTCTCCAACTTTTTAATTAATTGTTCTTCCAATTCTGGCGCCAGTCCCTGTATTGTTTGCTTCAAAAATATTTTCTGCAACGGAATCTCTACTCCAAAGCGTCGACGAACTCGAGAAAGAACTTGAGTAGCAAGCAAGGAGTGGCCTCCAAGGTCAAAGAAGCGATCCAGGACCCCGATTCGATCTAGCTTTAGTAAATCCATCCAAATATCTGCAAGTGCAATCTCAGCCATAGATTGTGGCGCAATATATTCCTCCTGATCATAATGAAGGACCATATCTTGTTGCAGAAGCTGATTTCGATCTACCTTTCCATTGTTATTCAAGGGAAATTCCTTGAGATAAAAGAGAAAGCTAGGCACCATATATTCTGGTAGTTTGCTTCTTAAATAGTTTCGAATCTCCTTATCATCTGTTATTTCTTTCAGATCCTTCGGGATTATAAATGCCAGAAGGCGTGACAGCTCCTCTGTTTCCTTTTTAATAGCGACAACTGCATCTTTGACTTGTGGATGCTTTTGGAGGACATTCTCTATCTCCCCTAACTCGACGCGGATCCCATTAATTTTCACTTGATTGTCCGCTCGCCCAATAAACTTGATAGATCCATCCTCCCGGAAGTATCCGCGATCCCCTGTTTTATACATTCTTTCGCCTGGAATAAAAGGATTTGAGACAAATGCCGCTTCCGTCTTCTTTGGTTCGTTTAAATATTCTCTAGCCAAACCTATCCCTGCTAGATAAAGATCTCCGACAACGCCCATGGGTACTGGTTGTAAATATTCATCCAGAATGTAAACATAGTTATTATCGATCGGCCTACCAACACAAACAGCTCCTGTATCATTTGCATCTTCTCTCGTGCAAGTATGAATCGTGGAGTCGATGGAAACCTCTGTAGCACCCCATGTGTTATTAAGAGTTCCCGGTATGGATTCAAAAAAACTTTTTACTGTTTTCGGACTCAGAGCTTCCCCGCTAGAGATACAACTTCTTAACGAAGAAAGCTTTTCTGTATCCTCTGGTGTCATTTCTTCAAGAACCATTTTTAACATACTTGGAACAAATTGGAGATGTACCACTTTATATTTAATCGCATCATCCAGTATCGCTCTAGGATCCCGATGTAAGTTTGGCTCCATCAAGGCAATCCGCCCGCCCACCATAAGCGGCCAAAAAAATTCTACAGCGGCATCATCAAAGGTTAATGTTGTTTTCTGTAATACGGTTTCTCCTGGTTTTAGCTCAAAGTAGCGCTGCATCCAAATCATGCGGTTTACCCATCCTTTATGAAGATTGGCAACTCCTTTGGGCATTCCAGTTGAACCTGATGTATAGTAAACAGACACCAGATGGTCTGGAGTAACATGAACCACAGGCTTATCAGCAGGTGAAGTTGCAAAAATCTCTTTATTGTTCAGCTCTAATACTACAACATCTGTTTCATCTACCGGGAGGGACTGAGAAAATGATAATTGGGTTATACACAGTTGAGAGCCTGAGTTGGTTATAATTTGATGCCATCTTTCAGGAGGAGATTCCGTATCCAAAGGTAAAAAAGCTCCTCCGGCTTTTAAAATCCCCAGAAGTCCAACAACCAGCTCAACAGAACGTTCAATACAAATTGAAATAATTTGATTTGGTTCTACTTCTTTTTCAGAGATCAAATAATGTGCGAGTTGATTTGAAAGTGCCTCAAGCTCCCCGTAAGTTAAACTTTCCTCTCCATGAACAACAGCGATATGATCCGGCGTCAATTGTGCCTGACGTTCAAATAATTCATGTAAGCAATACATCTCCAACGGATAGTTTGTATCATTAATTTTCATGATTTCGTCAAGTTCTGCCGGTGAAACGATAGTGTAGCTAGATACTTCTTTGTGTGGATCCAGTATGATTTGCTCCAAAAGTGTAACGAAATTTCCGATTAATCGTTTTATTGTGGAGTTTTTGAATAGATTGGAGTTAAACTCAAGAACCCCTTGGTATTCATTTTTGAGATTCCCTGTTAAGAACAAAGTTATATCATACTTTGCCGTATGGTTATTTAGATTGATTGGCTCTACATTCAAACCGGATAGATCCAGAGACTCTTCCATTTTATTTTGGAACGCAAACATAGCTTGAA is part of the Kroppenstedtia pulmonis genome and harbors:
- the blsG gene encoding arginine 2,3-aminomutase; protein product: MMNVDWDWNDWMQQFRNRIQTLEELKKHIHVSAEEEKAIKRSEGIYRWAITPYYASLMDPEDPNCPIRKQAIPSSEEFTKYEYSDVDPVGDTKYRVTNRVVHKYPDRIIMLITDTCPVYCRHCTRKYHTTDIDGTYFGESEANTYEADFEYIENHPEIRDVLLTGGDPLTYSNNKLEKIIQRLRAIPHVEIIRIGSRYPVLLPQRITKEFCEMLEKYHPIWLNTHFNHPKEVTEDSARAVDLLLRHGIPVQNQSVLLKGINDDLDTMKELMQELVKIRVRPYYLYHCDNVTGVSHFMTSLEKGLEIMKGLVGHTTGFATPNYIITTINGKIPIPIETIIDYSSDGLILKSYEDKETVLSYLTSEGQLSDTKIP
- a CDS encoding MFS transporter; this translates as MKMKLKGLWLHRDFRNLWFGQTIAMFGSHITLLAFPLLAALYLDATPFQMGVLYAVEFLPVIVIGLHAGVWVDMKPKRPMLITVDILRALFIFMIPVAMYFDFLRIELLYVVVFLIGVNTVFSDIGQLSYLPFIIKKEELIEGNSKMEFSSSSASIVGQSLGGALIQAFTAPMAVIITACTFLSSALFLTRIKKKEPPIQKVDKKEEKILGQIAEGLKFVTKNKVIRGLTISAMIFNFFTVLMEPIFILYVSRGLGLPPVYIGLIFAMSGVGALLGAFIAETMTKKLGIGPCIVISLIIAGIATLMIPLATLLPMYLSIALLIFVQIVDSSMVIVHNINQRSLRVSITPDNLMGRMNASIRFCIMGTVPLGALIGGALGSWIGTLETLIVGALGILLAAIYLAMSSIRSIQHLPKNPAQEEVNV